The proteins below come from a single Kitasatospora sp. NBC_00315 genomic window:
- a CDS encoding acyl-CoA dehydrogenase family protein: MVRTQTDMNGDRLDSRTPLTFPGIAARAAETDATGRIPRENWQEIVDSGYLRLFHPPELGGTGADPLTQSEAMEALARACPGTYWSVTVSALLCAKVIATYGSPSARERLLEPLLSGERLACFAVAETTAGSDSGTLRATVRPAGAPGGGFVIRGEKARITNAPDADLAVVLARRERGPGDDGPEWCLAFVDLLQSTVRRYEVPHMGLRGMPWGGIVFSDTPLGEDDVVPVPIEELSESMAWGWLKNSFAGIGVAEAALAAAVRHAQERISFGRPLAHMEGVQAQLAESRAQIDATRLLAQRAARERAAGRSARALIAMLKIYATEMAVEVVARAVQIHGAAGVTSGHEVERLYRDAQMNVIGGFTTNRLREQVAEGLGLGAAVYQPFDWLAPTGLGQDPAGLDGHPHPAAAG, from the coding sequence ATGGTGAGGACGCAGACCGACATGAACGGCGACCGACTCGACTCCCGAACCCCCCTGACCTTCCCGGGCATCGCCGCCCGGGCGGCCGAGACCGACGCAACCGGCCGGATACCGCGCGAGAACTGGCAGGAGATCGTCGACAGCGGCTACCTGCGGCTGTTCCACCCGCCGGAGCTGGGCGGCACCGGCGCCGACCCGCTCACCCAGAGCGAGGCGATGGAGGCCCTGGCCCGGGCCTGCCCGGGCACGTACTGGTCGGTGACCGTGTCAGCGCTGCTGTGCGCCAAGGTGATCGCCACCTACGGCTCGCCGTCCGCGCGCGAACGCCTGCTGGAGCCGCTGCTCTCCGGGGAGCGACTGGCCTGCTTCGCCGTGGCCGAGACCACCGCGGGCAGCGACTCCGGCACCCTGCGCGCCACGGTGCGCCCCGCCGGCGCGCCCGGCGGCGGCTTCGTCATCCGCGGCGAGAAGGCGAGGATCACCAACGCGCCCGACGCCGACCTGGCCGTGGTGCTCGCCCGGCGGGAGCGGGGCCCGGGGGACGACGGCCCCGAGTGGTGCCTCGCCTTCGTGGACCTGCTCCAGAGCACCGTCCGCCGCTACGAGGTCCCGCACATGGGACTGCGGGGCATGCCCTGGGGCGGCATCGTCTTCTCGGACACCCCCCTCGGCGAGGACGACGTGGTCCCCGTGCCGATCGAGGAACTCAGCGAGAGCATGGCGTGGGGCTGGCTGAAGAACTCGTTCGCCGGCATCGGCGTCGCCGAGGCCGCCCTGGCCGCCGCGGTACGGCACGCCCAGGAGCGGATCTCCTTCGGCCGCCCGCTGGCGCACATGGAGGGCGTGCAGGCCCAACTCGCCGAGTCCAGGGCCCAGATCGACGCGACCAGGCTGCTGGCCCAACGGGCGGCGCGGGAGCGCGCCGCGGGCCGCTCGGCCCGCGCGCTGATCGCCATGCTGAAGATCTACGCCACCGAGATGGCCGTCGAGGTCGTCGCGCGTGCGGTGCAGATCCACGGCGCGGCCGGCGTGACCAGCGGCCACGAGGTGGAGCGGCTGTACCGGGACGCGCAGATGAACGTCATCGGCGGCTTCACCACCAACCGGCTGCGGGAACAGGTCGCCGAGGGCCTGGGCCTGGGAGCGGCGGTCTACCAGCCCTTCGACTGGCTGGCGCCGACCGGTCTGGGCCAGGATCCGGCCGGTCTGGACGGCCACCCGCACCCGGCGGCCGCCGGGTGA
- a CDS encoding acyl-CoA dehydrogenase family protein, which translates to MDIFNSFGQLGDDGSGPGPTEQARKLADRLARPSAAERDREGRWDPALFGELARGLLGPSLAGPLVPRELGGGGLSATRTFALLEGLGEGARDPGLALAVGVHAVLATVPLRAFGTPRQQQHYLPRMASGDWIGAVSLRQTQGVALAPTVTARPAAGGRGGWVLDGELDLVAGAPVAHHFLVVAAHGNGDRTAFVLDRATPGLLVREAGPAAMRTCPWGRLVLSDCQVPAQDVLGSVAGAATEVEPLLTALDWVFSSAPWLGLIRALTRDALDDARAQHRFGRPVTHDQSARFTLADLTTQCELAAGLLYRAAGQFDTGNTPRHQDAAAARLFVAAAARTVTAGAARLSGPLALTGDHLIERAHRDALFFSGTGGGTDVLRPVIAASLLELG; encoded by the coding sequence ATGGATATCTTCAATTCCTTCGGCCAGCTCGGTGACGACGGCAGCGGGCCGGGCCCGACCGAGCAGGCACGGAAACTCGCAGACCGGCTGGCCCGGCCGAGCGCCGCCGAGCGCGACCGGGAGGGCCGCTGGGATCCGGCCCTCTTCGGCGAGCTGGCCCGCGGCCTGCTCGGGCCGAGCCTGGCCGGGCCGCTGGTGCCCCGTGAGCTGGGCGGCGGCGGCCTGTCCGCCACCCGGACCTTCGCCCTGCTGGAAGGGCTCGGCGAGGGCGCCCGCGACCCGGGCCTCGCGCTCGCGGTCGGCGTGCACGCGGTGCTCGCCACCGTGCCCCTGCGGGCCTTCGGCACCCCCCGGCAGCAGCAGCACTACCTGCCCCGGATGGCCTCCGGCGACTGGATCGGCGCGGTGTCACTGCGCCAGACCCAGGGCGTGGCCCTCGCGCCCACCGTCACGGCCCGCCCGGCGGCGGGCGGCCGGGGCGGCTGGGTGCTCGACGGCGAACTGGACCTGGTCGCCGGGGCTCCCGTCGCCCATCACTTCCTGGTCGTCGCCGCACACGGGAACGGCGACCGGACGGCGTTCGTACTGGACCGCGCCACCCCGGGGCTGCTGGTCCGCGAGGCCGGCCCGGCGGCGATGCGCACCTGCCCCTGGGGCCGGCTGGTGCTGAGCGACTGCCAGGTCCCGGCGCAGGACGTGCTGGGCTCCGTGGCCGGCGCCGCGACCGAGGTGGAGCCGCTGTTGACGGCACTGGACTGGGTCTTCTCCAGCGCGCCCTGGCTGGGCCTGATCCGCGCGCTGACCAGGGACGCCCTCGACGACGCCCGGGCGCAGCACCGCTTCGGCCGGCCCGTGACCCACGACCAGTCCGCCCGCTTCACCCTCGCGGACCTGACCACGCAGTGCGAGCTGGCCGCCGGGCTGCTGTACCGGGCGGCCGGGCAGTTCGACACCGGCAACACGCCCCGGCACCAGGACGCCGCCGCCGCGCGGCTGTTCGTCGCGGCCGCCGCGCGGACGGTCACCGCGGGCGCCGCGCGCCTGTCCGGGCCGCTCGCCCTGACCGGTGACCACCTGATCGAACGGGCGCACCGCGACGCGCTGTTCTTCTCCGGGACCGGCGGCGGCACCGACGTGCTGCGACCGGTGATCGCGGCTTCCCTGTTGGAACTCGGCTGA
- a CDS encoding isopropylmalate synthase, whose translation MAVAEQEDGTPSGLPHLSDATLRDSAHMAGVEFGPEDAARIADLLVRTGIDLVEVGMISGPSSKDADLILATHEQVSPERSMSLVMVRDRQQVAKALAEAARLGVRHVMFSIPTSEQHAVLKLGTPSLKYLNTLARSAIAQAKELGFHVTFSGEDGARTPKERLVPYVEAGFEAGADRFRLAETVAYLSPWQMEKVIGDLTAIDGSEIEIHSHNMLGMAVANSLAAVRAGAQWISATVGGIGERGGNAPLAELLTSLRVIHGDTRFDLTHLTELSRLALRGSQLGEAFQSGPTGPHAFAYELPGQLIHPEAYETLPAELVGNTRELRVRTRLTPALVSWALEESGVVVDAEAFTPWLVEEQERTGRPLLDRDAIRKAAVDFRSL comes from the coding sequence ATGGCAGTAGCAGAGCAGGAGGACGGCACCCCTTCGGGGCTGCCGCACCTGTCCGACGCGACCCTGCGGGACTCGGCCCACATGGCCGGCGTGGAGTTCGGCCCCGAGGACGCCGCCCGCATCGCCGACCTGTTGGTGCGCACCGGCATCGACCTGGTCGAGGTGGGGATGATCTCCGGCCCCTCGTCCAAGGACGCCGATCTCATCCTCGCCACCCACGAGCAGGTGAGCCCCGAACGCAGCATGAGCCTGGTCATGGTGCGCGACCGCCAGCAGGTGGCGAAGGCGCTGGCGGAGGCCGCGAGACTGGGCGTCCGGCACGTGATGTTCTCGATCCCGACCTCCGAGCAGCACGCCGTCCTGAAGCTGGGCACGCCCAGCCTCAAGTACCTCAACACGCTCGCCCGGTCGGCGATCGCCCAGGCCAAGGAGCTCGGCTTCCACGTCACGTTCAGCGGCGAGGACGGCGCCCGCACCCCGAAGGAGCGGCTCGTCCCCTACGTCGAGGCGGGCTTCGAGGCCGGCGCGGACCGGTTCCGGCTCGCCGAGACGGTCGCCTACCTGTCGCCGTGGCAGATGGAGAAGGTGATCGGCGACCTCACCGCGATCGACGGCTCCGAGATCGAGATCCACTCGCACAACATGCTGGGCATGGCGGTGGCCAACTCGCTCGCCGCCGTCCGGGCGGGGGCGCAGTGGATCTCCGCCACGGTGGGCGGCATCGGCGAGCGTGGCGGCAACGCCCCGCTGGCGGAGCTGCTGACCTCGCTGCGCGTCATCCACGGCGACACCCGCTTCGACCTGACCCACCTCACCGAGCTGAGCCGGCTCGCCCTGCGCGGTTCGCAGCTCGGTGAGGCCTTCCAGTCCGGGCCGACCGGCCCGCACGCCTTCGCCTACGAGCTGCCCGGCCAGCTCATCCACCCCGAGGCCTACGAGACGCTGCCCGCGGAGCTGGTCGGCAACACCCGCGAGCTGCGGGTGCGGACCCGCCTGACGCCGGCCCTGGTCTCCTGGGCGCTCGAGGAGTCCGGCGTCGTCGTCGACGCCGAGGCCTTCACCCCCTGGCTCGTCGAGGAGCAGGAGCGCACCGGGCGCCCGCTGCTCGACCGGGACGCGATCCGCAAGGCCGCCGTCGATTTCCGCTCGCTCTGA
- a CDS encoding lysine biosynthesis protein LysW produces the protein MSVSTLTGICPECETDLTTPPMLQGETLSCPECMLTLRVEDVQGGEISLQMVEVQLRDWGQ, from the coding sequence ATGTCCGTCAGCACGCTCACCGGTATCTGCCCCGAATGCGAGACCGACCTGACCACCCCGCCGATGCTCCAGGGCGAGACCCTCTCCTGCCCCGAGTGCATGTTGACGCTGCGGGTGGAGGACGTCCAGGGCGGCGAGATCTCCCTGCAGATGGTCGAGGTCCAGCTTCGCGACTGGGGTCAGTAA
- a CDS encoding RimK family alpha-L-glutamate ligase — protein MDRRIAIVADRIGWEERRLIDAAPGLGLRIEWVNDESLCLGHPDPEPLKDYDAILVRSRSYTRGGLVATLAEASRIPTLNSAAAIHACENKLSLRALLRATDIPVTDFRLVLSRKDFEKALVELPPPVVLKPVFGGMGKRVTLLRDADTAASVYDYVEDLGHGFEQASLVEPYLSGGSSIRCFVIGRDLVSAAEFSSAGTDWRSNAALGNQHRAVRHDPEVLKIVDSVVDALGEGIYGIDLFKTPDGYVVNEVNHAPAFRAVASATGADIATAVGRYVREVVG, from the coding sequence ATGGACCGCAGAATCGCCATTGTCGCGGACCGGATCGGCTGGGAGGAACGGCGGCTCATCGACGCCGCCCCCGGTCTCGGTCTGAGAATCGAATGGGTCAACGACGAGTCCCTCTGCCTCGGCCATCCGGATCCGGAGCCGCTCAAGGACTACGACGCCATTCTCGTACGGAGCCGCAGCTACACCCGGGGCGGCCTGGTCGCCACCCTCGCCGAGGCGTCCCGGATACCGACGTTGAACTCCGCAGCCGCCATCCACGCCTGCGAGAACAAGTTGTCCCTGCGCGCCCTGCTCCGGGCCACCGACATACCGGTGACCGACTTCCGCCTCGTGCTGTCCCGCAAGGACTTCGAGAAGGCGCTGGTCGAGCTGCCGCCACCGGTGGTGCTGAAGCCCGTCTTCGGCGGCATGGGCAAGCGGGTCACCCTGCTGCGCGACGCGGACACCGCCGCGTCGGTCTACGACTACGTCGAGGACCTCGGGCACGGCTTCGAACAGGCCTCCCTGGTCGAGCCCTACCTGAGCGGGGGTTCCTCGATCCGCTGCTTCGTCATCGGCCGTGACCTGGTCTCCGCCGCGGAGTTCAGCAGCGCCGGTACCGACTGGCGCAGCAACGCCGCGCTGGGCAACCAGCACCGCGCGGTGCGCCACGATCCCGAGGTGCTGAAGATCGTCGACAGCGTGGTGGACGCGCTCGGCGAGGGCATCTACGGCATCGATCTGTTCAAGACGCCCGACGGGTACGTCGTCAACGAGGTCAACCACGCGCCGGCCTTCCGGGCGGTGGCCTCCGCGACCGGGGCGGACATCGCGACGGCCGTCGGCCGCTACGTTCGGGAGGTCGTCGGATGA
- the argC gene encoding N-acetyl-gamma-glutamyl-phosphate reductase — protein MIRVGLVGASGLAGGELIRLVTQHPELRLTYLGGSSSVGRRPSELHPNLRLDLGLVVEPLTADLSDRCDVVLLSTPAAVSAELAARLADQVPCVIDLSGAFRIRTPELHERWYPGVHRPEGLADRFVYGVPELIGDQLVDAPLISLPGCYATAITLGLAPLVLSLGLDLKTVVVDGKSGSSGGGLQLRTADLHPLRNGAIAPYAPVGHRHAAEVGDFLAQGKPGRIGSLSMSAYGVSHVRGLMASSYVFTDDEVDARMLQRAYLRFYKDHPFVRVRRHNETLIPVPDPQAVLGSNYCDVTVLHDPDGGRIVVLAALDNLVKGAAGQAVQVINKRFSLPEETGLTMQPVMPA, from the coding sequence ATGATCCGGGTCGGATTGGTCGGAGCCTCCGGGCTCGCCGGCGGCGAACTGATCAGACTGGTGACCCAGCACCCCGAGCTGCGGCTGACCTACCTCGGCGGCTCCTCCAGCGTCGGGCGGCGCCCGTCCGAGCTCCACCCGAACCTGCGGCTGGACCTCGGGCTGGTCGTCGAACCGCTCACCGCGGACCTGTCCGACCGCTGTGACGTCGTCCTGCTGTCCACCCCGGCAGCCGTCTCGGCGGAGCTCGCGGCCCGGCTGGCCGACCAGGTGCCCTGTGTCATCGACCTCAGCGGAGCCTTCCGGATCCGTACGCCGGAGCTGCACGAGCGCTGGTACCCCGGCGTGCACCGGCCGGAGGGACTGGCCGACCGGTTCGTCTACGGCGTCCCGGAGCTGATCGGCGACCAGCTGGTCGACGCCCCGCTGATCTCGCTGCCGGGCTGCTACGCCACCGCGATCACCCTCGGGCTCGCCCCGCTGGTGCTCTCGCTCGGTCTGGACCTCAAGACCGTGGTGGTCGACGGCAAGAGCGGTTCCAGCGGCGGCGGCCTGCAGCTGCGGACCGCCGACCTGCACCCGCTGCGCAACGGCGCCATCGCGCCGTACGCGCCGGTGGGGCACCGCCACGCGGCGGAGGTCGGCGACTTCCTGGCGCAGGGCAAGCCCGGCCGGATCGGTTCGCTGAGCATGTCCGCGTACGGGGTGTCGCACGTCCGCGGGCTGATGGCCAGCTCGTACGTGTTCACCGACGACGAGGTGGACGCACGGATGTTGCAGCGGGCCTACCTGCGGTTCTACAAGGACCACCCGTTCGTGCGGGTCCGCCGGCACAACGAGACGCTCATCCCCGTCCCCGACCCGCAGGCGGTGCTCGGGTCCAACTACTGCGACGTGACCGTGCTGCACGACCCGGACGGCGGCCGCATCGTCGTGCTGGCCGCGCTGGACAACCTGGTCAAGGGCGCGGCGGGACAGGCCGTACAGGTCATCAACAAGCGGTTCTCGCTCCCGGAGGAGACCGGGCTGACGATGCAGCCGGTGATGCCGGCATGA
- a CDS encoding acetylglutamate kinase encodes MSAAASEGAPAVVKLGGSTLDAMSEAWWDDLAEHGRSHPLVLVHGWSKPLRELRPEYAEPSAVLRDRYGNQSRWTTPAVIADIKKVSAEIAGQVAGLLGARGITTEHLIGSDGLVRAGEGERWWWQGKQLVELDNLVGPITGVEPALLKDLRPGHCLLVTPLARNGAGAEVNTDADRAAAAVAGACGARDLVLVTDVTHLLIDGEPVRRISAKAAAEFRDKGATGGMRKKLRAAGEALDHGVERVVIGSAPVTDLLAARTGTVITRT; translated from the coding sequence ATGAGCGCCGCCGCGTCCGAGGGCGCCCCCGCGGTCGTCAAGCTCGGCGGTTCCACCCTGGACGCGATGTCCGAGGCCTGGTGGGACGATCTGGCCGAGCACGGCCGGAGCCACCCGCTCGTCCTGGTGCACGGCTGGTCCAAGCCACTGCGGGAGCTGCGGCCCGAGTACGCCGAGCCCTCGGCGGTGCTGCGCGACCGGTACGGCAACCAGAGCCGGTGGACGACGCCCGCGGTCATCGCCGACATCAAGAAGGTCAGCGCCGAGATCGCCGGGCAGGTCGCCGGCCTGCTCGGGGCCCGGGGCATCACCACCGAGCACCTGATCGGCAGCGACGGCCTGGTCCGGGCGGGCGAGGGCGAACGCTGGTGGTGGCAGGGCAAGCAGCTGGTCGAGCTGGACAACCTGGTCGGGCCCATCACCGGGGTCGAGCCGGCCCTGTTGAAGGACCTGCGGCCGGGGCACTGCCTGCTCGTCACTCCGCTCGCCCGCAACGGCGCCGGAGCCGAGGTCAACACCGACGCCGACCGGGCCGCGGCCGCCGTCGCCGGGGCCTGCGGTGCGAGGGACCTGGTCCTGGTCACCGACGTCACACACCTGCTGATCGACGGGGAACCGGTGCGCCGGATCTCCGCGAAGGCCGCGGCCGAGTTCCGCGACAAGGGCGCCACCGGCGGCATGCGCAAGAAACTGCGCGCCGCCGGCGAGGCACTGGACCACGGCGTGGAGCGGGTCGTCATCGGCAGCGCGCCCGTCACGGACCTGCTCGCCGCCCGCACCGGCACCGTCATCACGCGAACGTGA
- a CDS encoding type 1 glutamine amidotransferase, whose protein sequence is MTQPRVLVVNNGTLSLKQLRSRFEELGSATDVVDAASVPAGLDGRYQAIVLSGTKVRAYDREFYKPLVDLVTSAGVPVFGICGGMQILAVSAGGRLAEGPQRVGGFTVQVDKEDPLFTHVKPSVTVFHRHTLYLQEAPEGYRSIGRSEHAPVEFLRSEDGRIYGAQAHLEFRQDGLEILRGFTQLYR, encoded by the coding sequence GTGACGCAACCCCGTGTACTGGTCGTCAACAACGGAACCCTGTCACTGAAACAGCTCCGCTCCCGCTTCGAGGAACTGGGCTCCGCCACCGACGTGGTGGACGCGGCCTCGGTGCCCGCCGGGCTCGACGGCCGCTACCAGGCGATCGTCCTCAGCGGTACCAAGGTGCGGGCCTACGACCGCGAGTTCTACAAACCGCTCGTCGACCTCGTCACGAGCGCCGGCGTCCCCGTGTTCGGGATCTGCGGCGGGATGCAGATCCTCGCCGTCTCGGCCGGCGGCCGGCTGGCCGAGGGCCCCCAGCGGGTCGGGGGCTTCACGGTGCAGGTCGACAAGGAGGACCCGCTCTTCACCCACGTGAAGCCCTCGGTGACGGTCTTCCACCGCCACACCCTCTATCTCCAGGAGGCCCCGGAGGGCTACCGCTCCATCGGCCGCTCCGAGCACGCACCCGTGGAGTTCCTGCGCTCCGAGGACGGCCGGATCTACGGCGCGCAGGCCCACCTGGAGTTCCGGCAGGACGGTCTGGAGATCCTGCGGGGATTCACGCAGCTCTACCGGTGA
- a CDS encoding Glu/Leu/Phe/Val dehydrogenase dimerization domain-containing protein — MTALEETQQPAFTVHLNGSGGSIRGWVVADTLVDGLAMGGTRMTTGVTEEEVRGLARDMTDKFTLAGLRIGGAKAGIVSDGTDREATFRTFGRTVKPLLHGGIHLGIDMGVTPADRAVFFDEAGYDPRFRQGAPDMPIDWRTYYEPLIDCTGHGVGVAAVTALEASGRTGPARVVVQGFGAVGRAVAAFLEDRGHVVVGVADVQGTISADRLPVADLVAVTDEFGRIDRSRLPQGVTVSGEPDAWLDLDADLLVLAAQKYAINAENVHRLRPGLVVEGANLASTAQAREKVSAAGAVLVPGVIANIGGAASAALAVTRVVPFDLAADARKAWVFDWVGDRVRENTRDLLEIAAAKAGDPLPELLAARRQARR, encoded by the coding sequence ATGACTGCTCTGGAAGAAACGCAGCAGCCCGCGTTCACCGTCCATCTCAACGGCAGCGGCGGCAGCATCAGGGGCTGGGTGGTCGCCGACACGCTCGTCGACGGCCTCGCCATGGGTGGCACCCGGATGACCACCGGGGTCACCGAGGAGGAGGTGCGCGGCCTGGCCCGCGACATGACCGACAAGTTCACCCTGGCCGGCCTGCGCATCGGCGGCGCCAAGGCCGGCATCGTCTCCGACGGCACCGACCGCGAGGCGACCTTCCGTACCTTCGGCCGCACCGTGAAGCCGCTGCTGCACGGCGGCATCCACCTCGGCATCGACATGGGCGTCACCCCCGCCGACCGGGCGGTCTTCTTCGACGAGGCCGGCTACGACCCGCGCTTTCGCCAGGGCGCCCCGGACATGCCGATCGACTGGCGCACCTACTACGAGCCGCTGATCGACTGCACCGGCCACGGGGTGGGAGTGGCCGCGGTCACCGCCCTGGAGGCGAGCGGTCGCACCGGGCCGGCCCGGGTCGTGGTGCAGGGCTTCGGCGCGGTGGGCCGCGCGGTCGCCGCCTTCCTGGAGGACCGCGGCCACGTTGTGGTCGGCGTCGCCGACGTGCAGGGCACCATCAGCGCGGACCGGCTGCCGGTGGCCGACCTGGTCGCCGTCACCGACGAGTTCGGACGGATCGACCGCTCCCGCCTGCCGCAGGGGGTCACCGTCTCCGGCGAGCCGGACGCCTGGCTCGACCTCGACGCCGACCTGCTGGTCCTCGCGGCGCAGAAGTACGCGATCAACGCCGAGAACGTGCACCGGCTGCGGCCGGGCCTGGTGGTCGAGGGCGCCAACCTCGCCTCGACCGCGCAGGCGCGGGAGAAGGTGTCGGCCGCGGGCGCGGTCCTGGTCCCCGGGGTGATCGCCAACATCGGCGGCGCCGCCTCCGCGGCCCTGGCCGTCACCCGGGTCGTCCCGTTCGACCTCGCGGCGGACGCCCGCAAGGCCTGGGTCTTCGACTGGGTCGGCGACCGGGTCCGGGAGAACACCCGGGACCTCCTGGAGATCGCCGCGGCCAAGGCCGGGGACCCGCTCCCCGAGCTGCTCGCCGCCCGTCGTCAGGCCCGCCGATGA
- a CDS encoding AMP-binding protein, with protein MSTVTSPAAAGLAGTDRSAEYRRRGWWRDETFLDDLYRQARERPHKLAIAGRRLAEARTDTLDYADLARLTDRFAGALLELGVQRGDFVAVQLPNRWEMVPLMFACMRVGAAICPITPACREDELRYRLALTEAKVCITVAQWEGYPLARAVVDNLKAELPLEHVVVVGGHTPEGAIDFHDHFVAIPREESAGALDGLALTADDPFVVLFTSGTTGESKGVLHSQNTVHSAIRGYVDTFLLRDDLVVAVTTPLIHYSGFGQGVLASVMLGGTAAFQDIQHNAGLLDLVERYGATMLYGPPPTLTDVAQTQRADPHDVSTLRHVVTGAAPVLQQLVDELRDALGARTYSVWGMSEFGPVTISRLDYNQDWAAHSHGRPIDSMEIRIDACHDPSQRASVGRLRVRGGSRALGYYKREDVFDAEVTGDGWFDTGDVARDDGRGGIRILGRAKDTILRDGIVVPMAELEAIIARHPGVADAALVGPTGQVDDPILAVVVPRGDRHPTLDDLRAHLSAAGQDARFLPERLELVESLPKTLTGKVRKIELRQRYAGS; from the coding sequence ATGAGCACCGTGACGAGCCCCGCCGCGGCCGGCCTCGCCGGCACCGACCGGAGCGCGGAGTACCGCCGGCGCGGCTGGTGGCGGGACGAGACCTTCCTCGACGACCTGTACCGGCAGGCGCGCGAGCGGCCGCACAAGCTCGCCATCGCCGGCCGCCGGCTGGCCGAGGCCAGGACCGACACGCTCGACTACGCCGACCTGGCCCGGCTGACCGACCGCTTCGCCGGCGCCCTGCTGGAACTCGGCGTGCAGCGCGGCGACTTCGTCGCGGTCCAGCTCCCCAACCGGTGGGAGATGGTGCCGCTGATGTTCGCCTGCATGCGGGTCGGCGCGGCCATCTGCCCGATCACCCCGGCCTGCCGCGAGGACGAGCTGCGCTACCGTCTCGCGCTCACCGAGGCCAAGGTGTGCATCACCGTGGCGCAGTGGGAGGGCTACCCGCTGGCCCGCGCCGTGGTCGACAACCTGAAGGCGGAACTGCCCCTGGAGCACGTGGTGGTGGTGGGCGGTCACACCCCCGAGGGCGCGATCGACTTCCACGACCACTTCGTGGCGATCCCCCGGGAGGAGAGCGCCGGCGCGCTCGACGGCCTGGCGCTCACCGCCGACGACCCGTTCGTGGTGCTGTTCACCTCCGGCACCACCGGCGAGTCCAAGGGCGTCCTGCACAGCCAGAACACCGTCCACTCGGCCATCCGCGGCTACGTCGACACCTTCCTGCTCCGTGACGACCTCGTCGTCGCCGTCACCACCCCGCTGATCCACTACTCCGGTTTCGGACAGGGCGTGCTCGCCAGCGTGATGCTCGGCGGCACCGCCGCCTTCCAGGACATCCAGCACAACGCCGGTCTCCTGGACCTGGTCGAACGCTACGGCGCCACCATGCTGTACGGGCCGCCGCCCACCCTCACGGACGTGGCCCAGACCCAGCGCGCCGACCCGCACGACGTCTCCACCCTGCGCCACGTGGTCACCGGCGCCGCGCCGGTGCTCCAGCAACTGGTGGACGAGCTGCGGGACGCGCTCGGCGCGCGGACGTACTCGGTGTGGGGCATGTCCGAGTTCGGACCGGTCACCATCAGCCGGCTCGACTACAACCAGGACTGGGCTGCGCACAGTCACGGCCGGCCGATCGACTCCATGGAGATCCGCATCGATGCCTGCCACGACCCCAGCCAGCGAGCCTCGGTCGGCCGGCTGCGGGTCCGCGGCGGATCGCGGGCGCTCGGCTACTACAAGCGCGAGGACGTCTTCGACGCCGAGGTCACCGGTGACGGGTGGTTCGACACCGGCGACGTGGCCCGTGACGACGGTCGCGGTGGTATCCGCATCCTGGGCCGCGCCAAGGACACCATCCTGCGCGACGGCATCGTGGTGCCGATGGCCGAGCTGGAGGCGATCATCGCCCGGCACCCCGGTGTGGCCGACGCCGCGCTGGTCGGTCCCACCGGCCAGGTCGACGACCCGATCCTGGCGGTCGTCGTCCCGCGCGGCGACCGTCACCCCACCCTGGACGACCTCCGCGCCCACCTGAGCGCGGCGGGCCAGGACGCGCGGTTCCTCCCCGAACGGCTGGAGCTCGTCGAGTCGTTGCCCAAGACCCTCACCGGGAAGGTCCGCAAGATCGAACTCCGGCAGCGGTACGCCGGATCCTGA